The Trichoplusia ni isolate ovarian cell line Hi5 chromosome 17, tn1, whole genome shotgun sequence genome includes a region encoding these proteins:
- the LOC113502589 gene encoding uncharacterized protein LOC113502589: protein MEISFKMSLDMLTYAFLLSFATGALGSVIIPEELPSLLSVAYSNIPPIKKGTDSRVGFGFAFGNHADFQVMFELGPQTNTQNLTGQGFQSSSSNAKRQANSPPPKLHKNKEKYQTTDGSNYLQNWAQKMKYPPKSNQHHSPRPGEVPNLEESMVELIKNEKGEYEIHQPQPGNLPQNILEDLKKLYKLKSEVAKKMTAQNAASSQSATSQNSAVSQNSQKRSEEEVKKITEDLSNVDLD, encoded by the exons atggaaataagtttcaaaatgtCTTTGGATATGTTGACATACGCTTTTCTACTTTCTTTTG CAACCGGAGCATTGGGCTCGGTGATCATCCCAGAAGAGTTACCCTCGCTGCTCTCCGTAGCCTACTCCAATATACCGCCGATCAAGAAAG GTACAGATTCTCGCGTGGGTTTCGGCTTCGCCTTCGGCAACCACGCTGACTTCCAAGTCATGTTCGAGTTAGGTCCACAGACCAATACGCAGAATCTAA CGGGCCAAGGTTTCCAGTCCAGTTCCTCCAATGCCAAGCGGCAGGCCAACTCGCCGCCGCCCaaactacataaaaacaaagaaaag TACCAAACAACAGACGGTAGCAACTACCTCCAAAACTGGGCGCAAAAAATGAAATACCCGCCAAAATCGAACCAGCACCACTCACCCAGACCAGGGGAGGTTCCGAATCTAGAAGAATCCATGGTGGAACTTATCAAGAACGAGAAAGGAGAATACGAAATACACCAGCCACAGCCCGGCAACCTCCCGCAGAACATTCTAGAAGATCTAAAGAAGTTATACAAGCTTAAGAGCGAAGTCGCCAAGAAGATGACTGCGCAAAATGCTGCAAGTAGTCAAAGTGCAACGTCGCAAAATTCTGCAGTTTCGCAAAATTCTCAAAAACGCAGTGAAGAGGAAGTCAAGAAGATAACGGAAGACCTTTCTAATGTAGATTTGGAttga
- the LOC113502706 gene encoding uncharacterized protein LOC113502706, whose product MIAVPEDVGNDHRFGFGFRFGNHADLQILYEFGPQTVTKPLQASNRIRSTPYRRFVRRRPVLELLLRAGLIKRKSYDYNVIDDCDDEPR is encoded by the exons ATGATTGCCGTACCAGaggacgtgg gTAATGACCACCGTTTCGGTTTCGGCTTCCGTTTCGGGAACCACGCGGATTTACAAATACTTTACGAGTTCGGACCTCAGACTGTCACGAAGCCGTTACAAGCTTCTAACA GGATCCGCTCAACCCCATACCGTCGCTTCGTGCGCCGGCGCCCAGTTCTGGAGCTGCTGCTGCGAGCTGGACTCATCAAGAGGAAGTCTTATGATTACAATGTTATAGACGACTGTGATGACGAGCCGAGATAG